A region of Myxococcus stipitatus DSM 14675 DNA encodes the following proteins:
- a CDS encoding dihydroneopterin aldolase — MSAELAFHPPVVHDPQGRPLDVIELRGLTVDCIVGIYNRERVQAQPLRLDVALFLDTRNAATGGRLAHTVNYGRLAGELRFLLEACRFELLESAVEAVSRYLLAPPTSDVPRAQVTAATVRVIKPLALHGLAVPSLQVHRTADEMHYASEERSFGRLDVIHEGAGYGVYRLRVKPGGRVPASANPAMEESELMLGTGLRAQGQPVERGLAFHWPRGFPRSYENPTEQEQTVLSVYRPRFLEAEGASASAEGLPLITGTSYYPHDEPAAPGLSADKQP; from the coding sequence ATGAGCGCGGAGCTGGCGTTCCATCCCCCCGTGGTCCACGACCCCCAGGGCCGTCCGCTCGACGTCATCGAGCTGCGCGGGCTCACGGTGGACTGCATCGTGGGCATCTACAACCGTGAGCGCGTGCAGGCGCAGCCGCTCCGGTTGGACGTGGCCCTCTTCCTGGACACGCGCAACGCGGCGACGGGCGGCAGGCTGGCGCACACGGTGAACTATGGGCGGCTGGCCGGAGAGCTTCGCTTCCTGCTGGAGGCCTGCCGCTTCGAGTTGCTGGAGTCCGCGGTCGAGGCGGTGAGCCGCTACCTGCTCGCCCCGCCCACGTCGGACGTGCCGCGCGCGCAGGTGACCGCCGCCACGGTCCGGGTCATCAAGCCCCTGGCGCTGCATGGGCTCGCGGTGCCGTCGCTCCAGGTCCACCGCACGGCGGATGAGATGCACTACGCCTCCGAGGAGCGCTCCTTTGGCCGGCTGGACGTCATCCACGAGGGCGCGGGCTATGGCGTGTACCGGCTGCGCGTGAAGCCCGGAGGCCGCGTCCCCGCGAGCGCCAACCCCGCGATGGAGGAGAGCGAGCTGATGCTGGGCACGGGGCTGCGCGCGCAGGGCCAGCCGGTGGAGCGGGGCCTGGCGTTCCACTGGCCCCGAGGCTTCCCGCGCAGCTACGAGAACCCCACCGAGCAGGAGCAGACGGTGCTGAGCGTGTACCGGCCGCGCTTCCTGGAGGCGGAAGGGGCCAGCGCCTCGGCGGAGGGCCTTCCGCTCATCACGGGCACCTCGTACTACCCGCACGACGAGCCTGCCGCGCCCGGCCTGTCCGCCGACAAGCAGCCTTGA
- a CDS encoding GreA/GreB family elongation factor: protein MSKAFTKEDSGGDAELLPLRPRSASGDKRYITPEGYRALQDELAATQGPDSGAEGLTPLEAGVRRQERERRARQLAATLEEVRVVEPEASQVGRVFFGAWVELEDEDGEPVRYRIVGPDEAEVKSGRLSVESPLAKALLGKEVGEAVQVERPRGTVEYTVVAVDYAPRET from the coding sequence ATGTCGAAGGCCTTCACGAAGGAAGACTCGGGAGGAGACGCGGAGCTGCTGCCGCTGCGTCCCAGGTCCGCCTCGGGCGACAAGCGCTACATCACGCCAGAAGGGTATCGAGCCCTGCAGGATGAGCTCGCGGCCACGCAGGGGCCGGACTCCGGCGCGGAAGGGCTGACGCCGCTGGAGGCGGGCGTGCGGAGGCAGGAGCGTGAGCGGCGGGCCCGACAGCTCGCGGCGACACTCGAGGAAGTGCGCGTGGTGGAACCCGAGGCCTCACAGGTGGGGCGCGTGTTCTTCGGCGCGTGGGTGGAGCTCGAGGACGAGGACGGTGAACCGGTGCGTTATCGCATCGTGGGCCCGGACGAAGCAGAGGTGAAGTCGGGCCGGCTCAGCGTGGAGTCCCCCCTGGCGAAGGCCCTCCTCGGCAAGGAGGTCGGGGAGGCCGTGCAGGTGGAGCGTCCCCGGGGCACCGTCGAGTACACCGTGGTGGCCGTGGACTACGCACCGCGTGAAACATGA
- a CDS encoding MBL fold metallo-hydrolase, translated as MRNLVSVLVLFPALALAQPKDVEKAEVTSSPVAGNVHFVVGKGGNIGVSVGPDGLLIIDNQYAPLAPKIHKALDKLSKKKIEYVVNTHWHGDHVGGNAIFGREGRIVAHREVRNRMAAGRSGGMGDPVPPAKPEALPVLTYDSGMSVYFNGEEIRLLHLPAGHTDGDTVVYFTGSNVVHMGDLFFVDMFPFIDIYNSGGTVEGFVRNVEKVLETLPPGARIIPGHGVLSDRAGLERFVAMLRESVALVRAKIAAGKTIEQVTAEGVPESLKSFGSGAIKEDFWLQTLYRGLSPKAEPKTAADGK; from the coding sequence ATGCGAAACCTGGTGTCGGTCCTGGTCCTGTTCCCCGCGCTGGCCCTGGCGCAGCCGAAGGATGTGGAGAAGGCGGAAGTGACGAGCAGCCCCGTCGCGGGCAACGTCCACTTCGTCGTCGGCAAGGGCGGCAACATCGGCGTGTCGGTGGGCCCCGACGGGCTCCTCATCATCGACAACCAGTACGCGCCCCTGGCGCCCAAGATTCACAAGGCCTTGGACAAGCTGAGCAAGAAGAAGATTGAGTACGTGGTGAACACGCATTGGCACGGCGACCACGTGGGCGGCAACGCCATCTTCGGCCGTGAGGGGCGCATCGTCGCGCACCGGGAAGTGCGCAACCGGATGGCGGCGGGCCGGTCGGGCGGAATGGGCGACCCCGTGCCTCCGGCGAAGCCCGAGGCACTGCCGGTCCTCACCTACGACTCGGGCATGTCCGTGTACTTCAACGGCGAGGAGATCCGCCTGCTGCACCTGCCCGCGGGCCACACGGATGGCGACACGGTGGTGTACTTCACCGGCTCCAACGTGGTGCACATGGGCGACCTGTTCTTCGTCGACATGTTCCCCTTCATCGACATCTACAACAGCGGCGGCACGGTGGAGGGCTTCGTCCGCAACGTGGAGAAGGTGCTCGAGACGCTCCCGCCGGGTGCGCGAATCATCCCGGGCCACGGCGTCCTGTCGGACCGCGCGGGCCTGGAGCGCTTCGTCGCGATGCTGCGTGAGTCGGTGGCGCTGGTGCGCGCCAAGATTGCCGCGGGGAAGACCATCGAGCAGGTGACGGCGGAGGGCGTGCCGGAGAGCCTCAAGTCCTTCGGGAGTGGCGCCATCAAGGAGGACTTCTGGCTGCAGACGCTCTACCGCGGCCTGTCGCCGAAGGCCGAGCCGAAGACCGCCGCGGACGGCAAGTAG
- a CDS encoding DUF4105 domain-containing protein produces the protein MSLRGGWLLGLLLALPVGARPEPMRAPLGVARDESASHPGEPVPRGEPLAELGGASLQRLRERVRALRHAGWVLTGAAAEDAFLVSEIEAGLAALPPAMRRFPGGPLEVVLHPESSPLGLGDGSEARPDWTEEGARLHLYRYAPSSERRVTVRMSRLTDVESEQLWRRRAVVHAVVRRWDAAREWSRTVRWRRLSGWLKPLERPLVWKEQSRLEFAGAFSRALGQGSAALDLVTFAEEMFVPVESLRADALSEDEQVRCQEFSKSRALAELVESSGLGALGGRGVCPAFDAWAEKDMLSHVEVLLVAATGRQPESLFGHLLLRPVWREGAQVRGPSFERVVQLVALTGMESKGLDYVVKGMTGAYDTVFLTGTMGDLTHEALELEQRTIRRFRLRLTRGEEERMLERIWELERRGYMGYYFFTDNCATALLFMLNGVLEQERQVRPPGVLWVLPTATLDALAKVEVVGKEGPAGPLLELIPDAFESTGERAVRADTARREALESLSSHVGARELSRLLRLHERLQSPDPDSRRQVYEALPEVVTRVLDSAEPARRSEVRDTLHAYVAHVVRVERAAVDRMDGERMAIERQRLLALQTPVEGAAEAGVLERQRIFEREDALQRKLAVLDRTAVFEEAMATAARRPPTSEELKRLVLAERTEAAFIQATEAQGTLSDGVFAEVDPVAFLGADHRRKVDAETRWAASALRESGAARTVVSVGMDFPSTGEARPVVSVRTAGMAEALGDSRQHGFQSSSELRVLDGELSLEPRWGTPRVVSTDMTLVGYRTLQRELPQFRDSAWDSLGWGAEARVTSDPERTMPYRATVQAEALVVVDEGARFSRFTAVGVGGLARMNWGESMMRPAAGPRVSLAHRTGLPGSGANAVRVEAAYAPTWRLGDTHLTHEAAATLQMEWWLGRVGPFGVLLTPRAQVRWEGSFAPRSPLASRSPSTEWNVVAERRLALGLELR, from the coding sequence GTGAGCCTCCGGGGGGGATGGCTGCTGGGGCTCCTGCTCGCACTGCCTGTCGGCGCGCGACCCGAACCGATGCGGGCCCCGCTCGGGGTGGCGCGGGACGAGAGCGCGTCTCACCCCGGCGAGCCTGTCCCGCGGGGGGAGCCCCTGGCCGAGCTGGGAGGTGCTTCGCTCCAGCGTCTGCGTGAGCGGGTTCGCGCCCTGAGGCATGCGGGGTGGGTGCTGACGGGCGCGGCGGCGGAGGACGCGTTCCTGGTGAGCGAAATCGAAGCGGGCCTCGCCGCGCTCCCTCCCGCGATGCGCCGCTTTCCAGGAGGCCCCCTCGAGGTGGTCCTGCATCCGGAGTCCTCGCCGCTCGGCCTGGGCGATGGCTCCGAGGCCCGTCCGGACTGGACCGAGGAAGGCGCGCGGCTTCACCTCTATCGCTATGCGCCGTCCTCCGAGCGTCGGGTCACCGTGCGCATGTCACGGCTGACGGACGTGGAGTCGGAGCAACTGTGGCGCCGTCGCGCGGTGGTGCACGCGGTGGTGCGGCGCTGGGATGCGGCGCGGGAGTGGAGTCGGACGGTGCGCTGGCGGCGCCTGTCGGGGTGGCTCAAGCCCTTGGAGCGGCCGCTCGTGTGGAAGGAGCAGTCGCGCCTGGAGTTCGCGGGGGCCTTCAGCCGCGCGCTGGGACAGGGGAGCGCGGCGCTGGACCTGGTGACCTTCGCGGAGGAGATGTTCGTCCCCGTGGAGTCCCTGCGCGCCGACGCGCTGTCCGAGGACGAGCAGGTGCGCTGCCAGGAGTTCTCCAAGTCGCGCGCGCTGGCGGAGCTGGTGGAGTCCTCGGGCCTGGGGGCCTTGGGCGGGCGCGGTGTCTGCCCGGCCTTCGATGCGTGGGCGGAGAAGGACATGCTGTCCCATGTCGAGGTCCTCCTCGTCGCCGCCACGGGACGACAGCCCGAGTCGCTCTTCGGACACCTGCTGCTGCGTCCGGTCTGGCGCGAGGGAGCGCAGGTGCGAGGCCCCTCGTTCGAGCGCGTCGTGCAACTCGTGGCGCTCACGGGCATGGAGTCGAAGGGGCTGGACTACGTCGTGAAGGGGATGACGGGTGCGTACGACACCGTGTTCCTCACCGGGACGATGGGAGACCTCACGCACGAGGCGCTGGAGCTGGAGCAGCGCACCATCCGCCGCTTCCGGCTGCGCCTCACGCGCGGCGAGGAGGAGCGGATGCTGGAGCGCATCTGGGAGCTCGAGCGTCGCGGGTACATGGGCTACTACTTCTTCACCGACAACTGCGCGACCGCGCTCCTCTTCATGCTCAACGGAGTGCTGGAGCAGGAGCGGCAGGTGCGTCCGCCCGGGGTGTTGTGGGTGCTGCCCACGGCCACGCTCGACGCGCTGGCGAAGGTGGAGGTGGTGGGGAAGGAGGGGCCCGCGGGGCCGCTGCTGGAGCTGATTCCGGATGCCTTCGAGTCCACCGGGGAGCGCGCCGTGCGCGCGGACACCGCGAGGCGCGAGGCCCTGGAGTCACTCTCGAGTCACGTGGGCGCGCGGGAGCTGTCGCGGTTGCTGCGGCTGCATGAGCGCCTCCAGTCGCCGGACCCCGACTCACGGCGCCAGGTCTATGAGGCGCTGCCGGAGGTGGTGACGCGGGTGCTCGACTCGGCCGAGCCCGCGAGGCGCTCCGAGGTGCGCGACACGCTGCACGCCTACGTGGCCCACGTGGTGCGAGTGGAGCGCGCGGCGGTGGACCGGATGGACGGCGAGAGGATGGCCATCGAGCGTCAGCGGCTCCTCGCCTTGCAGACCCCGGTGGAGGGCGCCGCGGAGGCGGGAGTCCTCGAGCGCCAACGTATCTTCGAGCGGGAGGACGCGCTCCAGCGCAAGCTGGCGGTGCTGGACCGCACGGCGGTGTTCGAGGAGGCGATGGCCACCGCGGCCCGCCGTCCGCCGACCTCCGAGGAGCTGAAGCGGCTGGTGCTGGCCGAGCGCACCGAGGCCGCCTTCATCCAGGCCACCGAGGCCCAAGGGACGCTGAGCGACGGAGTGTTCGCGGAGGTGGACCCGGTGGCCTTCCTGGGGGCGGACCATCGGCGCAAGGTGGACGCGGAGACGCGGTGGGCGGCGTCGGCGCTGCGCGAGTCGGGGGCGGCTCGCACGGTGGTGAGCGTGGGCATGGACTTCCCCAGCACGGGCGAGGCGCGACCGGTGGTGAGCGTGCGCACCGCGGGCATGGCCGAGGCGCTGGGAGACTCCCGTCAACACGGCTTCCAGTCGAGCAGCGAGCTGCGGGTGCTGGATGGAGAGCTGTCGCTGGAGCCTCGGTGGGGGACTCCGCGCGTGGTGTCCACGGACATGACGCTGGTGGGCTACCGCACCTTGCAGCGGGAGCTTCCCCAGTTCCGAGACTCGGCCTGGGACTCCTTGGGCTGGGGCGCGGAGGCGCGGGTGACGTCGGATCCGGAGCGGACGATGCCCTACCGCGCCACCGTGCAGGCGGAGGCGCTGGTCGTCGTGGACGAGGGCGCGCGCTTCTCGCGCTTCACGGCGGTGGGCGTGGGAGGACTGGCTCGGATGAACTGGGGCGAGTCCATGATGCGGCCCGCCGCGGGGCCTCGCGTGTCGCTGGCGCACCGCACGGGCCTGCCGGGCTCCGGCGCCAATGCGGTGCGCGTGGAGGCCGCCTATGCGCCCACCTGGCGCTTGGGTGACACCCACCTCACGCATGAGGCGGCCGCCACCCTCCAGATGGAGTGGTGGCTGGGCCGCGTGGGGCCATTCGGGGTGTTGCTCACGCCCCGTGCGCAGGTCCGATGGGAAGGCTCGTTCGCTCCGCGGTCACCACTCGCGTCACGGAGTCCGTCGACGGAGTGGAACGTCGTGGCGGAGCGCCGGCTGGCACTCGGGTTGGAGCTGCGCTGA
- a CDS encoding thioredoxin family protein, whose protein sequence is MRYLAACLLLSGLVACTAANTNTPVSADATHAGAPLPFIDDDYSRALAEAKAKGVPLFVDVWAPWCHTCRSMKANVLSDKSLAAHADRFVWLQVNTDLTQNAAFQEKFPIEFWPTLFIIDPRAEKPLLRFAGSATVDQLVKLFEDGERAYKGGVTGAEALLARGDALSGEGRPAEAAEALTEALAEAPADWSRRGRALESLLMVLYSTFDEAKAKECATKALELLPSTPRSLSWANSAATGLMCSLMVPDGAEGVTALRTALEAKVVEAMGPPAIQMAGDDVSGLYDSRIAARKAAKDEAGVKVLAQEWLAYLEGEAAKAPNAEARAVFDSHRVSAAMKLGQVDRVIPALQQSEKDLPKDYNPPARLASVFKNLGRLDEALAASDRALVLVQGARRLSVLSTRVDILVARKDSATATKTLEEALTYAKTLPAAQVSARQVKSLEKKLTELQATAAPSPK, encoded by the coding sequence ATGCGCTATCTCGCCGCTTGCCTGCTGCTCTCGGGGCTCGTCGCCTGCACCGCCGCGAACACGAACACGCCCGTGTCCGCGGACGCGACGCACGCTGGTGCCCCACTGCCGTTCATCGATGACGACTACTCGCGCGCGCTCGCGGAAGCGAAGGCGAAGGGCGTGCCGCTCTTCGTCGACGTCTGGGCGCCGTGGTGCCACACGTGTCGCTCGATGAAGGCGAACGTCCTGTCGGACAAGTCCCTGGCCGCGCACGCGGACCGCTTCGTCTGGCTGCAGGTGAACACGGACCTGACGCAGAACGCGGCGTTCCAGGAGAAGTTCCCCATCGAGTTCTGGCCCACGCTGTTCATCATCGACCCGCGCGCGGAGAAGCCGCTGCTGCGCTTCGCGGGCAGCGCCACCGTGGACCAACTGGTGAAGCTCTTCGAGGACGGCGAGCGCGCCTACAAGGGCGGTGTCACGGGCGCGGAGGCGCTCCTGGCGCGCGGTGACGCGCTGTCCGGAGAGGGCCGCCCGGCAGAGGCCGCGGAGGCGCTGACGGAGGCGCTGGCCGAGGCCCCCGCCGACTGGTCCCGCCGGGGCCGCGCGCTGGAGTCGCTGCTGATGGTGCTGTACTCCACGTTCGACGAGGCCAAGGCGAAGGAGTGCGCGACGAAGGCGCTGGAATTGCTCCCGAGCACGCCTCGCTCGCTGTCGTGGGCCAACAGCGCGGCGACGGGCCTGATGTGCTCGCTGATGGTTCCGGACGGCGCGGAGGGGGTCACGGCGCTGCGCACCGCGCTCGAGGCCAAGGTGGTGGAGGCCATGGGGCCGCCCGCCATCCAGATGGCCGGTGACGACGTCTCGGGCCTGTACGACTCGCGAATCGCCGCGCGCAAGGCCGCCAAGGACGAGGCCGGCGTGAAGGTGCTCGCCCAGGAGTGGCTGGCGTACCTGGAGGGCGAGGCCGCGAAGGCGCCCAACGCCGAGGCCCGCGCCGTGTTCGACTCGCACCGCGTCTCGGCCGCGATGAAGCTGGGGCAGGTGGACCGCGTCATCCCCGCGCTGCAGCAGAGCGAGAAGGACCTGCCGAAGGACTACAACCCGCCCGCGCGCCTGGCCTCGGTGTTCAAGAACCTGGGCCGCCTGGACGAGGCGCTCGCCGCGAGCGACCGCGCCCTGGTGCTCGTGCAGGGCGCCCGCCGGCTCTCCGTGCTGTCCACCCGCGTGGACATCCTCGTCGCGCGCAAGGACTCCGCCACGGCGACGAAGACGCTGGAGGAGGCCCTCACCTACGCCAAGACGCTGCCCGCGGCGCAGGTGTCGGCGCGTCAGGTGAAGAGCCTGGAGAAGAAGCTCACCGAGCTCCAGGCGACGGCCGCGCCTTCGCCGAAGTAG
- a CDS encoding response regulator transcription factor yields the protein MIRLNSEEQRILADLEALLVEAEPGSESLPTVLGALRESLKAERAVAYGVDVGPDRYHISYSHSSGFPQQPGGVFEALESFLSDRESLWGWYDPARPAPAQRNRALHFRSLQESEARQMPLHDLPAYEVGRRLGLTEGELESQRERVNVRSGAVFRQLGMERMAFLRTLVCEGPALLGWLGLMREEPFTEREQRVLQALTPTLQRRLTMETRLRESGLMSTALEVAMEALGRAAWVVSGSGRVVHANSAGRVWLERGEPELMEQLRRGAQGIPCSGPLTLTPLRTPGLPSHYLAIDSGTASSAAARVQALAARWSLTARESEVLTHIVQGETNKSIAGRLGCAERTVEVHVTHLLAKAHVESRSALIARFFQTS from the coding sequence TTGATTCGTTTGAATTCCGAGGAACAGCGTATCCTGGCGGATCTGGAAGCCCTGCTCGTCGAAGCAGAGCCGGGTTCAGAATCCCTGCCCACGGTGCTGGGGGCCCTGCGCGAGTCGCTGAAGGCGGAGCGCGCGGTGGCCTACGGCGTCGACGTGGGGCCTGACCGCTATCATATCAGTTACTCCCACAGCTCGGGCTTTCCCCAGCAGCCCGGAGGAGTCTTCGAGGCGCTGGAGAGCTTCCTGTCGGACCGGGAGAGCCTTTGGGGCTGGTATGACCCCGCACGTCCGGCGCCGGCGCAGCGCAACCGGGCGCTGCACTTCCGCTCGCTCCAGGAGTCGGAGGCGCGGCAGATGCCCTTGCATGACCTGCCCGCCTACGAAGTCGGGCGGCGTCTGGGATTGACCGAGGGCGAGCTGGAGTCGCAGCGCGAGCGGGTCAACGTCCGCTCCGGCGCGGTGTTCCGGCAGCTGGGCATGGAGCGGATGGCCTTCCTGCGCACGCTGGTGTGCGAAGGGCCGGCGCTCCTGGGCTGGCTGGGCTTGATGCGCGAGGAGCCCTTCACCGAGCGCGAGCAGCGCGTGCTCCAGGCGCTGACGCCCACGCTGCAGCGGCGGCTGACGATGGAGACGCGGCTGCGCGAGTCGGGGCTGATGTCCACCGCGCTGGAAGTGGCCATGGAGGCGCTGGGCCGCGCGGCCTGGGTCGTCAGTGGCAGCGGGCGGGTGGTGCACGCCAACAGCGCGGGCCGCGTCTGGTTGGAGCGGGGCGAGCCGGAGCTGATGGAGCAGCTGCGGCGAGGTGCCCAGGGCATTCCGTGCTCGGGGCCGCTGACGCTCACGCCGCTGCGCACGCCGGGGTTGCCCTCGCACTACCTGGCCATCGACTCGGGCACGGCCTCCAGCGCCGCCGCGCGAGTGCAGGCCCTGGCCGCCCGCTGGTCGCTCACGGCGCGCGAGTCGGAGGTCCTCACGCACATCGTCCAGGGTGAGACGAACAAGTCCATCGCCGGCAGGCTGGGCTGCGCCGAACGCACCGTCGAGGTCCACGTCACGCACCTGCTCGCCAAGGCCCACGTGGAGAGCCGCTCCGCGCTCATCGCGCGCTTCTTCCAGACGTCCTGA
- a CDS encoding metallophosphoesterase: MGGVNTPRDALIQAARTRARHAVEAGPRSTPPDGVPRRRRLVLGDPQAPCDKVLRILEHHGLLGEDGGLRPDVQLISVGDHFDWGPPSERDAAAESALALVAWLASHPADQVIMLLGNHDLGRVGELAGFDDARFAAAQAEADRIYQHGVTDEAGERAFLERWPQVPTAELVARDFGNFRQAQRDWVEHLLRVRRFRAAHVAGTGLLVLHAGVTHEDLEVTGLAREHHADAHAVAQALNTVVDERVAGWTGGRLELPGLHHPGDAASGEGTGIFYQRPSLKPEDAERTRQTPRRRFDPRRIPSGLTQVLGHTRDKRIRELMGVTSGAARDGVVRHLVTDGARVTCAHGAPPPTGAAEAVLVFVDGGMSHCPVEDYELFDLDTRAAVRAAAR, translated from the coding sequence ATGGGCGGAGTGAACACACCTCGAGACGCCCTCATCCAGGCCGCCCGCACCCGTGCGCGACACGCGGTGGAGGCAGGGCCCCGCTCCACGCCACCTGACGGTGTCCCTCGCCGACGGCGGCTCGTCCTCGGGGACCCGCAAGCGCCCTGCGACAAGGTCCTGCGCATCCTGGAGCACCACGGCCTCCTGGGTGAGGACGGCGGGCTGAGGCCCGACGTGCAGCTCATCTCGGTGGGCGACCACTTCGACTGGGGCCCGCCCTCCGAGCGCGACGCCGCGGCCGAGAGCGCGCTGGCGCTGGTGGCGTGGCTCGCCTCGCATCCCGCCGACCAGGTCATCATGCTCCTGGGCAACCACGACCTGGGACGCGTGGGGGAGCTGGCCGGCTTCGATGACGCCCGCTTCGCCGCGGCCCAGGCGGAAGCGGACCGCATCTATCAACACGGCGTCACCGATGAGGCCGGCGAGCGGGCCTTCCTGGAGCGCTGGCCCCAGGTGCCCACGGCGGAGCTGGTGGCGCGCGACTTCGGCAACTTCCGTCAGGCCCAGCGAGACTGGGTGGAGCACCTCTTGCGCGTGCGCCGCTTCCGCGCCGCGCACGTCGCGGGCACGGGCCTGCTGGTGCTGCACGCGGGCGTCACGCATGAGGACCTGGAGGTGACGGGCCTCGCGCGCGAGCACCACGCGGATGCCCACGCGGTGGCCCAGGCGCTCAACACCGTGGTCGACGAGCGCGTCGCGGGCTGGACAGGGGGCCGGCTGGAGCTGCCGGGCCTGCACCACCCGGGGGATGCCGCCTCGGGCGAGGGCACGGGCATCTTCTATCAGCGCCCCAGCCTGAAGCCGGAGGACGCGGAACGCACGCGCCAGACACCTCGGCGGCGCTTCGACCCTCGGCGGATTCCCTCGGGGCTGACCCAGGTGCTGGGACACACGCGAGACAAGCGCATCCGCGAGCTGATGGGCGTCACCTCGGGCGCGGCGCGCGACGGCGTGGTGCGCCACCTCGTGACGGACGGAGCGCGGGTCACGTGCGCGCACGGAGCACCCCCGCCGACGGGCGCGGCGGAGGCGGTGCTCGTCTTCGTCGATGGAGGCATGAGCCACTGCCCCGTCGAGGACTACGAGCTGTTCGACCTGGACACGCGCGCCGCCGTGCGTGCGGCGGCGCGCTGA
- a CDS encoding queuosine precursor transporter produces MNLDKRMQFFVVLATVFVTSLVVGDLIGVKLFEVNLGFVISVMSMGMLPFPVTFLLTDLLNEFYGKKAARFVTWVGFFMAIFSYAVIAIAVQIPFAPLTRSPDFLGTVEGSFNNVFSGSQRILVASMVAYLVAQFCDITIFNLLKRITKNKQLWLRATGSTLVSQLIDTVVVQFVAWTGVLPTDVIFKIILTSYVVKMLVAIGLTPFVYLGHALVERKLGIKPVVLGEDGEPVAEPVPQLAVATDTRAV; encoded by the coding sequence ATGAACCTCGACAAGCGGATGCAGTTCTTCGTGGTCCTCGCGACGGTGTTCGTCACGTCGCTGGTCGTGGGAGACCTCATCGGCGTGAAGCTGTTCGAGGTGAACCTCGGCTTCGTCATCTCGGTGATGTCCATGGGCATGTTGCCCTTCCCGGTGACGTTCCTGCTCACGGACCTCCTCAACGAGTTCTACGGCAAGAAGGCCGCCCGCTTCGTCACGTGGGTGGGCTTCTTCATGGCCATCTTCTCGTACGCGGTGATTGCCATCGCCGTGCAGATTCCGTTCGCGCCGCTGACGCGCTCGCCCGACTTCCTGGGCACGGTGGAGGGCTCGTTCAACAACGTCTTCTCCGGCTCGCAGCGCATCCTCGTCGCGTCGATGGTGGCCTACCTGGTGGCGCAGTTCTGCGACATCACCATCTTCAACCTGCTCAAGCGCATCACGAAGAACAAGCAGCTGTGGCTGCGCGCGACGGGCTCCACGCTGGTCTCCCAGCTCATCGACACGGTGGTGGTCCAGTTCGTCGCGTGGACGGGCGTGCTCCCCACCGACGTCATCTTCAAGATCATCCTCACCTCCTACGTGGTGAAGATGCTCGTGGCCATCGGCCTGACGCCCTTCGTCTACCTGGGCCACGCGCTGGTGGAGCGCAAGCTGGGCATCAAGCCGGTGGTGCTGGGCGAGGACGGTGAGCCGGTCGCCGAGCCCGTCCCGCAGCTGGCCGTGGCCACCGACACGCGCGCGGTTTGA
- a CDS encoding class I SAM-dependent methyltransferase → MFHPQGPTFLELAGQALTSVERGYDLLAPKFDYTPFRTPDPVLRASIDALGSTDSIGTALDVCCGTGAAMRVLRPLAREHVVGIDVSQGMLDEARRRLAEAPGTAGFRFIRGDALEMTFDAEFDVVTCFGAFGHILEEDEPRLLRGIHRALRPGGRFLFVTGHPPSPLRPGYWVAKGFNAALRVRNALWKPPFVMYYLTFLVPRARALLEAEGFTVEVRDGILPEPFTPLATVIATKR, encoded by the coding sequence ATGTTCCACCCTCAAGGGCCCACCTTCCTCGAGCTGGCCGGACAAGCGTTGACCTCCGTCGAGCGCGGCTACGACTTGCTCGCCCCCAAGTTCGACTACACGCCGTTCCGCACACCGGACCCCGTGCTGCGTGCGTCCATCGACGCGCTGGGCTCCACGGACTCCATCGGCACGGCGCTCGACGTGTGCTGTGGAACGGGCGCCGCCATGCGGGTGCTGCGTCCGCTCGCGCGCGAGCACGTCGTGGGAATCGACGTGAGCCAGGGCATGCTCGACGAGGCGCGGCGCCGCCTCGCGGAGGCTCCGGGCACCGCTGGATTCCGGTTCATCCGAGGTGACGCGCTGGAGATGACGTTCGACGCGGAGTTCGACGTCGTCACCTGCTTCGGCGCGTTCGGACACATCCTCGAGGAGGATGAGCCTCGCCTGCTGCGAGGCATCCACCGAGCCCTGCGTCCTGGAGGCCGGTTCCTCTTCGTCACCGGCCATCCGCCGTCACCGCTGCGCCCCGGCTACTGGGTCGCGAAGGGCTTCAACGCCGCCCTCCGCGTGCGCAACGCGCTCTGGAAGCCGCCCTTCGTCATGTACTACCTGACGTTCCTGGTGCCTCGCGCTCGCGCGCTGCTGGAGGCGGAGGGGTTCACCGTCGAGGTGCGCGACGGCATCCTCCCCGAGCCCTTCACGCCCCTGGCGACCGTCATCGCCACCAAGCGCTGA